In Sulfitobacter albidus, the following proteins share a genomic window:
- the flgC gene encoding flagellar basal body rod protein FlgC, which translates to MSDFSSARSISASGMAAQAQRLRHLSENISNADTPGYRRKLVSFEAAMRQTDAVSPVQVGRVRLDQSELERIFDPTNPLSDETGHHDGSNVDMLIELSDAREAQRSYEANLKMFDQARKMSSSLMQLLRR; encoded by the coding sequence ATGAGTGATTTTTCCTCCGCCCGTTCAATCTCGGCCAGTGGGATGGCCGCGCAGGCGCAGCGCTTGCGGCATTTGTCCGAGAACATCTCGAACGCGGATACGCCCGGCTACCGGCGCAAGCTGGTGTCATTCGAGGCGGCAATGCGCCAGACCGATGCCGTCTCACCGGTGCAGGTAGGGCGCGTGCGCCTCGATCAATCCGAGCTTGAGCGGATATTTGACCCCACCAACCCACTGTCCGACGAGACCGGCCATCACGATGGATCGAACGTCGACATGCTGATCGAACTGTCGGACGCCCGTGAGGCGCAGCGCAGCTATGAGGCCAACCTCAAGATGTTCGATCAGGCGCGCAAGATGTCATCGAGCCTGATGCAGCTGTTGCGCCGCTAA
- the fliE gene encoding flagellar hook-basal body complex protein FliE: MEMKALSAIQSYTSAKPVTTPVEGAEGAGAMLRGAAMDFAQTLAHSEQVSQATMMGDADPHALVQALAQTELAVETAVTVRNRVVEAYQEILRMPV, encoded by the coding sequence ATGGAAATGAAAGCTCTCTCCGCCATCCAAAGCTATACCTCCGCTAAACCCGTCACGACCCCGGTCGAAGGGGCAGAGGGTGCGGGTGCAATGCTGCGTGGTGCCGCAATGGATTTTGCCCAGACGCTGGCGCATTCCGAACAGGTTTCGCAGGCGACGATGATGGGCGATGCGGATCCGCATGCGTTGGTTCAGGCGCTCGCACAAACCGAGCTGGCGGTGGAGACCGCCGTAACCGTGCGCAACCGGGTCGTGGAGGCCTATCAGGAAATTCTGCGGATGCCCGTCTGA
- a CDS encoding flagellar biosynthetic protein FliQ, with product MLDEVMFYDTMRQGLWVAFIIALPILVAALVTGVAIGLVQALTSIQEMTLTFVPKLGAIAVVFWMSMGFMTATLTSFFQSRIIPLVIGG from the coding sequence ATGCTGGATGAGGTGATGTTTTACGACACCATGCGACAGGGGCTTTGGGTGGCGTTCATCATCGCGTTGCCGATCCTTGTGGCGGCGCTGGTGACGGGTGTTGCCATCGGCCTCGTGCAGGCGTTGACCTCGATCCAGGAAATGACGCTGACCTTTGTGCCCAAGCTTGGGGCCATCGCGGTCGTGTTCTGGATGTCGATGGGATTCATGACCGCGACGCTAACCTCGTTCTTCCAATCCCGCATCATCCCGCTCGTTATCGGAGGATAG
- a CDS encoding flagellar hook-basal body complex protein: MESTGYITITRQRGLQREMQVLANNIANAATTGFRAEGMIFSEYVKPVTGGPSLSMGQGNVGRTSFEQGGMRQTAGTFDFAIEGDGYFLVQTPRGERLTRAGAFSPDATGQLVTYDGYPVLDAGRAPLFVPTGAGELAVSSDGTLSVDGAPVGQMAIVAPLAPLNLIREDGVMFIAEEGDAPAENARVMQGFLEGSNVNSLNELARMIDVQRAYEMGQSFLKTEDERIRSAVKTLTQSQ, encoded by the coding sequence ATGGAAAGCACCGGATACATCACGATCACCCGCCAACGTGGGTTGCAACGCGAAATGCAAGTGCTGGCAAACAACATCGCCAATGCTGCGACCACCGGCTTTCGCGCCGAGGGCATGATTTTTTCCGAATACGTCAAGCCGGTGACCGGCGGCCCGTCCCTGTCGATGGGTCAGGGCAATGTCGGACGCACTTCGTTCGAGCAGGGCGGAATGCGGCAGACCGCCGGGACATTTGATTTTGCGATCGAAGGGGACGGCTATTTCCTCGTGCAGACCCCGAGGGGGGAGCGGCTGACCCGTGCGGGCGCGTTTTCGCCCGACGCGACCGGCCAGCTGGTCACCTACGACGGTTATCCGGTGTTGGATGCGGGTCGTGCGCCCTTGTTCGTGCCGACTGGGGCGGGGGAGCTTGCGGTATCGTCGGATGGCACGCTGAGCGTTGATGGTGCGCCTGTGGGGCAGATGGCCATCGTCGCTCCGTTGGCGCCGCTCAACCTGATCCGCGAGGATGGCGTGATGTTCATCGCCGAGGAAGGCGATGCGCCGGCCGAAAACGCGCGCGTGATGCAGGGTTTCCTGGAAGGCTCGAATGTCAATTCGCTCAATGAGCTGGCGCGCATGATCGATGTGCAGCGCGCCTATGAGATGGGACAAAGCTTTCTCAAGACCGAGGATGAGCGCATCCGCTCTGCCGTCAAGACCCTCACCCAATCCCAGTAA